A part of Sulfurifustis variabilis genomic DNA contains:
- the rplL gene encoding 50S ribosomal protein L7/L12, which yields MAVSKEEILNAIAGMSVLELSELIKDMEDKFGVSAAAAVAVAAPAAGAAAAPVEQKDAFDVVLTAAGDNKVAVIKAVRAVTTLGLKEAKDLVEGAPQTVKEAVPKADAEKMKKELEAAGAKVELK from the coding sequence ATGGCTGTATCGAAAGAAGAGATTTTGAACGCGATCGCGGGCATGTCCGTGCTCGAGCTCTCCGAGCTCATCAAGGACATGGAAGACAAGTTCGGCGTCTCGGCCGCCGCTGCCGTGGCGGTTGCCGCCCCGGCTGCGGGTGCCGCCGCGGCCCCGGTCGAGCAGAAGGACGCCTTCGACGTCGTCCTGACGGCGGCCGGCGACAACAAGGTGGCGGTCATCAAGGCCGTCCGCGCCGTGACGACCCTGGGCCTCAAGGAGGCCAAGGACCTGGTCGAGGGCGCGCCGCAGACCGTGAAGGAAGCGGTGCCCAAGGCCGACGCCGAGAAGATGAAGAAGGAGCTGGAGGCGGCCGGCGCCAAGGTCGAACTCAAGTAG